The Oncorhynchus nerka isolate Pitt River linkage group LG12, Oner_Uvic_2.0, whole genome shotgun sequence genome includes a region encoding these proteins:
- the LOC115138067 gene encoding arf-GAP with coiled-coil, ANK repeat and PH domain-containing protein 1-like isoform X1, with protein sequence MTVKLDFEECLKDSPRFRADIEVVEGDVSELETRLEKLVKQCHSMLEAGRAYCQTSKSFVTGLKELGHHCSGDNMMGECLEKFSQKLEVILEAQGEVIETTQKSVKLKLQSFVKEDVRRFKDVRKEFERGSESLEAALGRNAQAPRGKQHEVEEASHALLNARKTFRSGALDYVLQINVIEAKKKTDILMAMVSMMEAQSQFFQQGHQSLSELADYRRTLSEEHTQLVLNSAREKRDMEQRHAAIKKKDVSYDNSLMDFCADAPNGIAMEGYLYKRASNAFKTWSRRWFSIQKNQLVYQKKFKEQPTVVMEDLRLCTVKVCADNERRFCFEVVSPSKSCLLQADSERQQQGWISAVQNSIASAFQERREDPHSPRERCSSVSGSPGGGVFGDQEKTGGREALDQVQGIPGNRQCCDCGEPGPDWASINLGITLCIVCSGIHRSLGVHFSKVRSLTLDSWEPELVRLMCELGNTAINRIYEARIDEITIKKPHPSSPRGDKESWIRSKFVEKKFIQKLPETGRNIPLRRSSARRNRANTQERPAGSRPPLKPKPNRATLPRLPGLNQSDLLQKNNTGIHKDGEDDDEEEDLSGLHPGALLYRSAALQHFPVMADALAHGADVNWVNTVEESSTPLIQAVTANSLAACEFLLQNGANVNTADSNGRGPLHHATILGHTGLVCLFLKRGADYNARDHTQKDPITIAVETANADIVTLLRIAKMNKEMREMDGAFGQPGDETYQDIFRDFSHMASNNPEKLKRRSTDFKT encoded by the exons ATGACTGTCAAACTGGACTTTGAAGAGTGTCTCAAAGACTCCCCCAGATTCAG GGCTGACATTGAAGTGGTGGAAGGAGATGTCAGTGAATTGGAGACGCGATTAGAAAAG CTGGTGAAGCAGTGCCACTCCATGCTGGAGGCTGGCAGGGCCTACTGTCAGACCAGCAAGAGCTTTGTCACAGGGCTCAAAGAGCTGGGCCACCACTGTTCTGGGGACAACATGATGGGG GAGTGTTTGGAGAAATTCTCCCAGAAGCTGGAAGTGATTCTGGAAGCTCAGGGG GAAGTGATTGAGACCACACAGAAGTCGGTGAAGTTGAAACTGCAGAGTTTTGTGAAAGA gGACGTGCGTCGGTTCAAGGATGTGCGTAAGGAGTTTGAGCGGGGCAGTGAGAGTCTGGAGGCGGCGTTGGGCAGGAACGCTCAGGCCCCCCGGGGGAAGCAGCACGAGGTGGAGGAAgccagccatgccctcctcaatGCCCGCAAGACCTTTCGTTCCGGGGCCCTCGACTACGTACTGCAG ATCAATGTCATCGAGGCCAAGAAGAAGACCGACATTCTGATGGCG ATGGTGTCTATGATGGAAGCCCAGTCCCAGTTCTTCCAACAAGGTCACCAGTCCCTCTCTGAGCTGGCCGACTATCGACGCACCCTGAGTGAAGAG caCACTCAACTAGTGTTGAATTCCGcaagggagaagagagacatggaACAGAGACACGCTGCCATTAAGAAAAAG GATGTCTCGTATGATAACTCCTTAATGGATTTCTGTGCTGATGCACCCAACGGTATCGCCATGGAGGGCTACCTGTATAAGAGAGCTAGCAATGCCTTCAAGACCTGGAGCAG GCGCTGGTTCTCTATCCAGAAAAATCAACTGGTCTATCAGAAGAAATTCAAG GAGCAGCCCACCGTGGTGATGGAGGACCTGCGTCTGTGCACAGTGAAGGTCTGCGCTGACAACGAGAGACGATTCTGCTTTGAGGTGGTCTCACCGTCCAA GAGCTGTCTGTTACAGGCGGACTCAGAGCGTCAGCAACAGGGCTGGATCAGTGCTGTCCAGAACAGCATAGCCTCAGCCTTCCAGGAACGCAGAGAAGACCCACACAGCcca agggagcgTTGCAGCTCAGTGTCGGGCAGCCCAGGAGGAGGGGTGTTTGGGGATCAGGAGAAGACGGGGGGCCGCGAGGCTCTGGATCAGGTCCAGGGCATCCCGGGAAACAGGCAGTGCTGCGACTGTGGAGAACCTGGTCCGGACTGGGCCTCTATTAACCTGGGGATCACCCTCTGTATCGTCTGTTCTGGGATACACAG GAGTCTGGGTGTCCACTTCTCCAAAGTACGCTCCCTCACCCTGGACTCCTGGGAACCAGAGCTGGTCAGG TTGATGTGTGAGTTGGGCAACACAGCCATCAATAGGATCTACGAGGCGCGGATTGATGAGATCACCATCAAGAAACCCCACCCGTCCAGTCCAAG gggtGATAAGGAGTCGTGGATTCGTTCTAAGTTTGTGGAGAAGAAGTTTATCCAGAAGCTCCCGGAGACGGGTCGGAACATTCCACTGCGGCGCTCCAGCGCCCGGAGGAACCGAGCAAACACCCAGGAGAGGCCAGCCGGCTCACGACCACCACTCAAACCCAAACCCAATCGGGCCACCCTGCCACGACTCCCAG ggCTCAACCAGAGTGATCTTCTTCAAAAGAACAATACAGGCATTCACAAAG ATGgtgaagatgatgatgaagaggaggacctGTCTGGTCTTCATCCCGGGGCATTGTTATATCGGTCTGCAGCGCTGCAGCATTTCCCTGTCATGGCCGACGCCCTGGCCCACGGAGCTGACGTCAACTGGGTCAACACAGTCGAGGAGTCCAGCACCCCACTCATACAAGCCGTCACCGCG AACTCCTTGGCAGCGTGTGAGTTCCTGCTACAGAACGGTGCCAATGTCAACACAGCAGACAGCAATGGGAGAGGACCCCTACACCACGCCACTATACTGGGACACACTGG GCTGGTGTGTCTGTTCCTGAAGAGAGGGGCGGACTACAACGCCAGAGACCACACCCAGAAAGATCCCATCACCATTGCCGTGGAGACCGCCAACGCTGACATCGTCACCCT GCTGCGAATCGCCAAGATGAACAAGGAGATGCGGGAGATGGACGGAGCCTTTGGCCAACCAG
- the LOC115138067 gene encoding arf-GAP with coiled-coil, ANK repeat and PH domain-containing protein 1-like isoform X2, translating into MLEAGRAYCQTSKSFVTGLKELGHHCSGDNMMGECLEKFSQKLEVILEAQGEVIETTQKSVKLKLQSFVKEDVRRFKDVRKEFERGSESLEAALGRNAQAPRGKQHEVEEASHALLNARKTFRSGALDYVLQINVIEAKKKTDILMAMVSMMEAQSQFFQQGHQSLSELADYRRTLSEEHTQLVLNSAREKRDMEQRHAAIKKKDVSYDNSLMDFCADAPNGIAMEGYLYKRASNAFKTWSRRWFSIQKNQLVYQKKFKEQPTVVMEDLRLCTVKVCADNERRFCFEVVSPSKSCLLQADSERQQQGWISAVQNSIASAFQERREDPHSPRERCSSVSGSPGGGVFGDQEKTGGREALDQVQGIPGNRQCCDCGEPGPDWASINLGITLCIVCSGIHRSLGVHFSKVRSLTLDSWEPELVRLMCELGNTAINRIYEARIDEITIKKPHPSSPRGDKESWIRSKFVEKKFIQKLPETGRNIPLRRSSARRNRANTQERPAGSRPPLKPKPNRATLPRLPGLNQSDLLQKNNTGIHKDGEDDDEEEDLSGLHPGALLYRSAALQHFPVMADALAHGADVNWVNTVEESSTPLIQAVTANSLAACEFLLQNGANVNTADSNGRGPLHHATILGHTGLVCLFLKRGADYNARDHTQKDPITIAVETANADIVTLLRIAKMNKEMREMDGAFGQPGDETYQDIFRDFSHMASNNPEKLKRRSTDFKT; encoded by the exons ATGCTGGAGGCTGGCAGGGCCTACTGTCAGACCAGCAAGAGCTTTGTCACAGGGCTCAAAGAGCTGGGCCACCACTGTTCTGGGGACAACATGATGGGG GAGTGTTTGGAGAAATTCTCCCAGAAGCTGGAAGTGATTCTGGAAGCTCAGGGG GAAGTGATTGAGACCACACAGAAGTCGGTGAAGTTGAAACTGCAGAGTTTTGTGAAAGA gGACGTGCGTCGGTTCAAGGATGTGCGTAAGGAGTTTGAGCGGGGCAGTGAGAGTCTGGAGGCGGCGTTGGGCAGGAACGCTCAGGCCCCCCGGGGGAAGCAGCACGAGGTGGAGGAAgccagccatgccctcctcaatGCCCGCAAGACCTTTCGTTCCGGGGCCCTCGACTACGTACTGCAG ATCAATGTCATCGAGGCCAAGAAGAAGACCGACATTCTGATGGCG ATGGTGTCTATGATGGAAGCCCAGTCCCAGTTCTTCCAACAAGGTCACCAGTCCCTCTCTGAGCTGGCCGACTATCGACGCACCCTGAGTGAAGAG caCACTCAACTAGTGTTGAATTCCGcaagggagaagagagacatggaACAGAGACACGCTGCCATTAAGAAAAAG GATGTCTCGTATGATAACTCCTTAATGGATTTCTGTGCTGATGCACCCAACGGTATCGCCATGGAGGGCTACCTGTATAAGAGAGCTAGCAATGCCTTCAAGACCTGGAGCAG GCGCTGGTTCTCTATCCAGAAAAATCAACTGGTCTATCAGAAGAAATTCAAG GAGCAGCCCACCGTGGTGATGGAGGACCTGCGTCTGTGCACAGTGAAGGTCTGCGCTGACAACGAGAGACGATTCTGCTTTGAGGTGGTCTCACCGTCCAA GAGCTGTCTGTTACAGGCGGACTCAGAGCGTCAGCAACAGGGCTGGATCAGTGCTGTCCAGAACAGCATAGCCTCAGCCTTCCAGGAACGCAGAGAAGACCCACACAGCcca agggagcgTTGCAGCTCAGTGTCGGGCAGCCCAGGAGGAGGGGTGTTTGGGGATCAGGAGAAGACGGGGGGCCGCGAGGCTCTGGATCAGGTCCAGGGCATCCCGGGAAACAGGCAGTGCTGCGACTGTGGAGAACCTGGTCCGGACTGGGCCTCTATTAACCTGGGGATCACCCTCTGTATCGTCTGTTCTGGGATACACAG GAGTCTGGGTGTCCACTTCTCCAAAGTACGCTCCCTCACCCTGGACTCCTGGGAACCAGAGCTGGTCAGG TTGATGTGTGAGTTGGGCAACACAGCCATCAATAGGATCTACGAGGCGCGGATTGATGAGATCACCATCAAGAAACCCCACCCGTCCAGTCCAAG gggtGATAAGGAGTCGTGGATTCGTTCTAAGTTTGTGGAGAAGAAGTTTATCCAGAAGCTCCCGGAGACGGGTCGGAACATTCCACTGCGGCGCTCCAGCGCCCGGAGGAACCGAGCAAACACCCAGGAGAGGCCAGCCGGCTCACGACCACCACTCAAACCCAAACCCAATCGGGCCACCCTGCCACGACTCCCAG ggCTCAACCAGAGTGATCTTCTTCAAAAGAACAATACAGGCATTCACAAAG ATGgtgaagatgatgatgaagaggaggacctGTCTGGTCTTCATCCCGGGGCATTGTTATATCGGTCTGCAGCGCTGCAGCATTTCCCTGTCATGGCCGACGCCCTGGCCCACGGAGCTGACGTCAACTGGGTCAACACAGTCGAGGAGTCCAGCACCCCACTCATACAAGCCGTCACCGCG AACTCCTTGGCAGCGTGTGAGTTCCTGCTACAGAACGGTGCCAATGTCAACACAGCAGACAGCAATGGGAGAGGACCCCTACACCACGCCACTATACTGGGACACACTGG GCTGGTGTGTCTGTTCCTGAAGAGAGGGGCGGACTACAACGCCAGAGACCACACCCAGAAAGATCCCATCACCATTGCCGTGGAGACCGCCAACGCTGACATCGTCACCCT GCTGCGAATCGCCAAGATGAACAAGGAGATGCGGGAGATGGACGGAGCCTTTGGCCAACCAG